The following are encoded in a window of Novosphingobium sp. ZN18A2 genomic DNA:
- a CDS encoding glycosyltransferase → MNLQTFETIDRDCAPALRIHVIVATCGRAETVCELVRHLERQERAADGVVVVGTCEADVAGVREASAAASVIIAKRGLCCQRNAGIAQVADDADVVVFFDDDFTPANDYLAGVDALMTAFPETAGLTGDLVDDGILDVPIAFEDAVRRLEVDGERPQGTDRVPVRSLYGCNMAIRLEALGDLRFDENLPLYGWLEDVDLTYQLSHRGQMYAAPDLTGIHLGVRSGRQPGRRLGYSQVANVIYLYGKGTMQPDIGWRQLLRNLAANCVKSIAPEPEIDRRGRLAGNLIAIGDFMRGRLDPRRIMSL, encoded by the coding sequence ATGAATTTGCAGACATTTGAAACGATTGACAGGGACTGTGCCCCCGCCCTCAGAATCCATGTCATAGTTGCGACATGCGGCCGGGCCGAGACCGTTTGCGAACTTGTGCGCCACCTTGAACGACAGGAGCGCGCGGCGGACGGCGTCGTTGTTGTCGGCACGTGCGAGGCCGATGTCGCGGGCGTGCGCGAAGCCAGTGCGGCCGCATCCGTTATCATCGCCAAGCGGGGGCTGTGCTGCCAGCGAAATGCCGGGATCGCCCAAGTTGCCGACGATGCCGACGTGGTCGTTTTCTTCGATGACGATTTCACACCGGCGAACGATTACCTGGCGGGCGTCGATGCGCTGATGACGGCGTTTCCGGAGACCGCCGGGTTGACCGGCGATCTGGTGGACGACGGTATCCTGGACGTTCCCATCGCTTTCGAGGACGCGGTGCGCAGGCTGGAAGTGGATGGAGAACGGCCGCAGGGCACGGACCGCGTGCCCGTCAGGTCGCTGTATGGATGCAACATGGCCATCCGTCTTGAAGCGCTGGGCGATCTTCGCTTCGACGAGAACCTGCCCCTTTACGGCTGGCTTGAAGACGTGGACCTGACCTATCAGCTCAGCCATCGCGGGCAGATGTATGCGGCGCCGGACCTGACAGGGATTCACCTTGGCGTCAGAAGCGGGCGCCAGCCCGGGCGGCGGCTTGGCTATTCGCAAGTCGCGAACGTCATCTATTTATACGGCAAGGGGACGATGCAGCCGGATATCGGCTGGCGTCAGTTGCTGCGCAACCTTGCCGCCAATTGCGTGAAGAGCATCGCCCCTGAGCCGGAGATCGACCGGCGGGGGCGGCTGGCCGGAAACCTGATTGCCATCGGAGACTTCATGCGGGGGCGGCTCGATCCGCGCCGCATCATGTCGCTTTGA
- a CDS encoding glycoside hydrolase family 16 protein — translation MKSVLAASALFMLSASGSPTVVGTPLDMCGLRLVFQDDFRDLSISDWQLDGRRWMAHTPWRGDFGDAAFTDPGPQGPFAIGKDGLEITARRDAAGKWRSGLIAAADASGKGTGIRYGYFEASMRFPPGPGTWPAFWLISLQPVAESGPRVEIDAVEYYGHATDEYHYAWHVWFKGKDEHLSRSGGGKVAVPDGALVDGFHTYGVLVEPRTTTFYLDRKAVGQAPTPPELTTPLYPLVNLALGSGYPIDKTPDPSVLKVKYVRMYAGKPGRCDPGARK, via the coding sequence ATGAAATCGGTATTGGCCGCGTCGGCCCTGTTCATGCTGAGCGCATCCGGATCGCCGACCGTCGTGGGGACGCCGCTGGACATGTGCGGTCTGCGCCTGGTGTTCCAGGACGATTTCAGGGATCTGAGCATCTCCGACTGGCAGCTTGATGGCCGAAGGTGGATGGCGCACACGCCCTGGCGCGGCGATTTCGGCGACGCGGCATTTACCGATCCGGGGCCGCAGGGGCCGTTTGCGATCGGCAAGGATGGACTGGAAATCACGGCGCGACGCGATGCCGCCGGAAAGTGGCGATCCGGCCTGATCGCGGCGGCAGACGCTTCGGGAAAGGGAACGGGCATCCGTTACGGCTATTTCGAGGCCAGCATGCGCTTCCCGCCAGGCCCCGGCACCTGGCCCGCCTTCTGGCTGATCAGCCTGCAGCCGGTGGCGGAAAGCGGACCACGGGTAGAGATCGACGCAGTCGAGTATTACGGCCACGCAACGGACGAATACCATTACGCATGGCATGTCTGGTTCAAGGGCAAGGACGAGCACCTGAGCCGGAGCGGCGGCGGCAAGGTGGCGGTGCCCGATGGCGCGCTGGTTGACGGCTTCCACACGTATGGCGTGCTTGTCGAACCGCGGACGACGACCTTCTACCTCGATCGCAAGGCTGTGGGGCAGGCACCCACGCCTCCGGAACTGACGACCCCGCTCTATCCGCTGGTGAACCTTGCGCTGGGATCGGGCTACCCGATCGACAAGACGCCGGACCCTTCCGTGCTGAAAGTGAAATACGTGCGGATGTACGCGGGCAAGCCGGGCCGCTGCGATCCCGGCGCGCGCAAATAA
- a CDS encoding cytochrome c: MKTSRKILFGIGILVIVFGGFTAWIATRTPASPFAGVTPARPDQAMMDRGAYVARTADCVACHGMAGEPAFSGGLEMPTPMGSIYASNITPDKQTGIGNFSLADFDRAIRHGVAPDGHRLYPAMPYPSYAKLSDGDVQALYAFFMNAVPAANKAPPQSDIPWPLNMRWPLALWNLVFTDPGSYRNDPGHDATWNRGAYLVEGPGHCGACHTPRGLLMNEKALGSGSSKFLAGGVLDGWFAPSLRGDHNIGLGRWSEADLFRFLKTGRNRHAVVYGSMTDAFNNSLQYMRDSDLAAIAHYLKSLPGNPGNDGAPWKYDSSANAALKIGNRSAHPGAQTYMAKCSFCHGADGRGQGEWIPPLAGSAASLTKDGKSSAINVTLNGSPRVVAQGVPDGYRMPPFRNQLSDKEVADLLDFVRSSWGNRGGAVSSGDVADMRKRTTPASSQVILLQMR, from the coding sequence TTGAAGACATCCCGCAAAATCCTCTTCGGAATCGGCATTCTGGTGATCGTGTTCGGTGGTTTCACGGCGTGGATCGCAACACGGACGCCGGCATCGCCATTCGCCGGTGTGACCCCCGCCAGACCGGACCAGGCGATGATGGATCGTGGAGCCTATGTTGCACGCACGGCGGATTGCGTGGCCTGTCACGGTATGGCCGGAGAACCGGCCTTTTCGGGCGGGCTCGAAATGCCGACGCCAATGGGGTCCATCTACGCAAGCAACATTACGCCGGACAAACAGACCGGCATCGGAAACTTCTCGCTCGCCGATTTCGATCGTGCGATCCGCCACGGCGTGGCGCCCGACGGACACCGGCTGTACCCCGCCATGCCGTATCCGTCCTACGCCAAGCTGTCTGACGGGGATGTGCAGGCGCTTTACGCCTTCTTCATGAACGCGGTGCCCGCCGCGAACAAGGCACCGCCGCAGAGCGATATTCCCTGGCCGCTCAACATGCGCTGGCCGCTGGCCTTATGGAACCTGGTGTTCACCGATCCGGGCAGCTATCGCAACGATCCCGGTCACGACGCGACGTGGAACCGTGGCGCCTATCTGGTGGAAGGGCCGGGACATTGCGGAGCGTGCCATACGCCGCGCGGCCTGTTGATGAACGAAAAGGCGCTCGGCAGCGGCAGCAGCAAGTTCCTGGCCGGCGGCGTGCTTGACGGGTGGTTTGCGCCCAGTTTGCGCGGCGATCACAACATCGGACTCGGCCGCTGGAGTGAGGCGGACCTGTTCCGGTTCCTCAAGACGGGTCGCAACCGTCATGCCGTGGTTTACGGATCGATGACCGATGCCTTCAACAATTCCTTGCAATACATGCGGGACAGCGATCTGGCGGCCATCGCCCATTACCTGAAATCGCTGCCCGGCAATCCCGGAAACGACGGCGCACCGTGGAAATACGATTCATCCGCGAATGCCGCGCTGAAGATCGGCAACCGCAGCGCGCATCCGGGTGCCCAGACCTATATGGCGAAGTGCAGTTTCTGCCACGGCGCAGACGGGCGCGGGCAGGGCGAGTGGATTCCTCCGCTGGCGGGATCGGCCGCATCGCTGACGAAGGACGGAAAGTCCTCCGCCATCAACGTCACGCTCAACGGATCGCCGCGCGTGGTCGCGCAGGGTGTGCCTGACGGTTATCGCATGCCCCCGTTCCGCAACCAGCTTTCCGATAAGGAAGTTGCCGACCTGCTGGATTTCGTGCGCTCGTCGTGGGGCAATCGCGGCGGCGCGGTTTCGTCCGGCGACGTGGCCGACATGCGCAAGCGTACAACGCCTGCCAGCAGCCAGGTGATCCTGTTGCAGATGCGTTGA
- a CDS encoding molybdopterin cofactor-binding domain-containing protein, with the protein MALDIDESRPVYSGDDRFPNGEPVNISRRRFLLASAGVTSGALVLGFGIPVGPARAQGGTPPLPDAARHLKVPAFLEIRPDNTVRLQSPFMEGGQGPYTAMAQIVAEELDIEPSAFLVEAAPADPAFLIMPGMMRITGGSMSVRSTYPTMRKLGASARYMLIEAASRRMGVPSSQLETEPGKVIHKASGRSLSYGELAGSALDMAVPPEDIVKLRDPATFRWIGKPVARLDIHEKSTGKALYTIDMAVDGMLHAAVQHAPRLGLTVRTIRNEAQVKAMRGVHSVHRLKGAVGVVAERWWHAKQAAEALQVDWDDPKTETDVRYMPADFSTEGFTTTLAAAKGPGQEAESKGDFADAFGKAATTLEATYSSQYLHHAQLEPPSTLARFNPDGTLDLWTPNQAPSQFQADAAKLAGIDADKVRINSSYLGGFFGRHFLYGPGNPYPQAIALAKATGKPIKLIWSREEEFLRDPMRPMAVVKFRAGLDSDGLPVAFEAVSACEGPTEGIANKRGDALDPTALEGLTGKSYAIANTRIAQIFVKNPATLAYWRSVGNSMNDFFYETFLDEVADKGGQDPYALRRHLLKDNKRLSTLLEAVVDLSGGWKRGPFTADDGTRRARGIAMASPFGSHAAAIAEVSIRQGQVVVHDVWEALDPGSIVNPAIIEAQIHSAAALGLSEVLLEQALYKNGSPVARNYDLYTILPPDRMPAVHTRIVESGAEMGGVGEPPLPAVPPAVVNAVSTLTGNRVRTMPLSKLEFAS; encoded by the coding sequence ATGGCGCTGGACATCGATGAAAGTCGGCCGGTCTATTCAGGCGACGACCGGTTTCCCAATGGAGAGCCGGTCAACATTTCCCGGCGCCGCTTCCTGCTGGCGTCGGCCGGGGTTACCAGCGGCGCGCTGGTGCTTGGCTTCGGCATCCCGGTGGGGCCGGCCCGGGCACAAGGCGGCACGCCGCCGCTTCCCGACGCGGCGCGACACCTAAAGGTTCCGGCATTCCTTGAAATCCGTCCGGACAATACCGTGAGGCTGCAAAGCCCCTTCATGGAGGGCGGCCAGGGTCCGTACACGGCCATGGCGCAGATCGTTGCCGAGGAACTGGATATCGAACCGTCCGCCTTTTTGGTCGAGGCGGCGCCGGCAGATCCGGCATTCCTGATCATGCCTGGAATGATGCGTATCACAGGCGGTTCCATGTCCGTGCGCTCAACTTATCCGACGATGCGCAAGCTGGGCGCGTCGGCGCGGTACATGCTGATCGAGGCTGCGTCCCGTCGCATGGGCGTTCCGTCTTCCCAGCTTGAGACAGAGCCCGGCAAGGTAATTCACAAGGCATCGGGCCGTTCGCTTTCCTATGGCGAACTGGCCGGTTCGGCGCTGGATATGGCGGTGCCGCCGGAAGACATCGTCAAATTGCGCGATCCGGCAACGTTCCGCTGGATCGGCAAGCCGGTCGCGCGTCTCGACATTCATGAAAAGTCTACCGGCAAGGCGCTTTACACCATCGACATGGCTGTCGACGGGATGCTGCATGCCGCGGTCCAGCACGCACCGCGCCTGGGCTTGACCGTGCGCACTATCCGCAATGAAGCGCAGGTAAAGGCGATGCGCGGCGTGCATTCGGTGCACCGCCTGAAAGGGGCCGTTGGCGTTGTAGCAGAACGCTGGTGGCATGCAAAACAGGCGGCCGAAGCGCTGCAGGTGGACTGGGACGATCCCAAGACCGAAACCGACGTTCGTTACATGCCCGCCGATTTTTCGACCGAAGGGTTCACCACTACTCTTGCAGCCGCGAAGGGGCCGGGACAGGAGGCCGAAAGCAAGGGCGATTTCGCGGATGCCTTCGGCAAGGCGGCCACGACGCTGGAAGCGACGTATTCGAGCCAATACCTCCATCATGCGCAGCTTGAACCGCCCTCTACGCTGGCACGCTTCAACCCGGACGGCACGCTTGACCTGTGGACGCCCAACCAGGCGCCCAGCCAGTTTCAGGCGGATGCGGCGAAGCTGGCCGGGATCGATGCGGATAAGGTCAGGATAAATTCGTCCTACCTTGGCGGGTTCTTCGGCCGGCACTTCCTTTACGGGCCTGGAAATCCTTACCCGCAGGCGATCGCACTGGCCAAGGCCACGGGCAAGCCGATCAAGCTGATCTGGAGCCGTGAGGAAGAATTCCTGCGCGATCCGATGCGTCCGATGGCGGTTGTAAAGTTCCGCGCCGGACTCGATTCCGATGGCCTGCCCGTCGCGTTCGAAGCGGTCAGCGCGTGCGAGGGGCCGACCGAAGGCATTGCCAACAAGCGCGGCGATGCGCTCGATCCAACGGCGCTGGAAGGGCTTACCGGTAAAAGCTACGCAATCGCCAATACGCGCATCGCGCAGATCTTCGTGAAGAATCCGGCCACGCTTGCCTATTGGCGGTCGGTCGGAAACTCGATGAACGATTTCTTTTACGAAACTTTCCTTGACGAAGTGGCCGACAAGGGCGGGCAGGACCCCTATGCGCTGCGCAGGCACCTGCTCAAGGATAACAAACGCCTGAGCACCCTGCTGGAAGCCGTTGTTGACCTGTCTGGCGGCTGGAAGCGGGGGCCGTTCACGGCCGACGACGGCACGCGGCGCGCCCGCGGCATCGCCATGGCGTCTCCGTTCGGTTCGCACGCCGCCGCGATTGCGGAAGTCTCGATCCGGCAGGGGCAGGTCGTTGTCCACGATGTGTGGGAAGCGCTCGATCCGGGCAGTATCGTGAACCCCGCCATCATCGAGGCGCAGATACATTCCGCCGCGGCGCTTGGCCTTTCCGAAGTGCTGCTGGAACAGGCGCTTTACAAGAACGGGTCGCCGGTTGCGCGCAACTATGACCTTTACACGATCCTCCCGCCGGACCGGATGCCCGCGGTTCACACCCGGATCGTGGAAAGCGGGGCGGAGATGGGCGGTGTTGGCGAACCTCCGTTGCCGGCGGTTCCGCCCGCTGTCGTCAATGCGGTTTCGACGCTTACGGGCAATCGTGTGCGCACGATGCCGCTTTCGAAACTGGAATTCGCCAGCTGA
- a CDS encoding aldo/keto reductase — protein MILNETYTLANGVEIPKLGLGTWMIEDARVAQAVRDAAQIGYRHFDTAQAYANENGVGEGVRSCGVARDELFVTTKLAAEIKSYAEAKDAIDGSLKTLGLDHIDMMIIHSPQPWKEFRQGEHFFEGNLEAWRALEEAYGAGKLRAIGVSNFEEADLDNLVSNGSVKPMVNQILAHVSNTPFDLIDYTKARGILVEAYSPVAHGAILDNGQLAEMAKRYDVSVPALCIRYCLQLGMLPLPKTANPEHMRDNAALDFEISETDMDTLKNAEQIKDYGEASFFPVYGGKMPD, from the coding sequence ATGATCTTGAACGAAACCTATACCCTTGCCAACGGCGTGGAGATTCCCAAGCTGGGCCTCGGCACCTGGATGATAGAGGACGCCAGGGTTGCGCAGGCCGTGCGCGACGCGGCGCAGATCGGCTATCGCCATTTCGACACCGCGCAGGCCTATGCGAACGAGAACGGCGTCGGCGAAGGCGTGCGCAGTTGCGGCGTCGCGCGCGACGAGCTGTTCGTGACAACAAAGCTCGCCGCCGAAATCAAGTCCTATGCCGAAGCGAAGGACGCCATCGACGGCTCATTGAAGACGCTGGGGCTGGATCACATCGACATGATGATCATCCACAGCCCGCAGCCGTGGAAGGAGTTCCGCCAGGGTGAGCACTTCTTCGAAGGCAACCTGGAGGCATGGCGCGCGCTCGAGGAAGCATACGGTGCCGGAAAGCTGCGCGCGATCGGCGTGTCGAACTTCGAGGAAGCCGATCTCGACAACCTGGTTTCGAACGGCAGCGTCAAGCCGATGGTGAACCAGATCCTGGCGCACGTCAGCAACACGCCGTTCGACCTGATCGATTACACCAAGGCCCGCGGCATCCTTGTGGAGGCCTATTCCCCGGTGGCGCACGGCGCGATCCTGGACAACGGGCAACTGGCCGAAATGGCGAAGCGTTATGACGTGTCGGTTCCCGCCCTGTGCATCCGTTATTGCCTGCAGCTTGGCATGCTGCCCCTGCCCAAGACGGCCAATCCCGAACACATGCGCGACAACGCCGCGCTCGATTTCGAGATTTCCGAGACCGACATGGACACTCTAAAGAACGCAGAGCAGATCAAGGACTATGGCGAGGCCAGCTTCTTCCCCGTTTACGGCGGAAAAATGCCGGACTGA
- a CDS encoding PilZ domain-containing protein: MASHAGIEQRGAERRVLRLNVTVSSDGEAASASVDDLSRTGLRIETGGRLSVGEEIVVELPNGKLIEARIVWADRPRYGCEFVTPISKAIFGAIVLGAGTDAPPPVEKYRIEEVAVGMDLEVLAQWTMEFEQGASKRGERLLAFRYKEGKIVAMIARLN; this comes from the coding sequence ATGGCTTCACACGCAGGGATAGAGCAGCGAGGGGCAGAGCGGCGCGTCCTGCGGCTTAACGTGACGGTATCGTCGGATGGCGAGGCCGCGTCCGCTTCGGTCGACGACCTGTCCAGGACGGGGTTGCGGATTGAAACTGGGGGGAGGTTGTCGGTCGGTGAGGAAATCGTGGTCGAGCTTCCGAACGGAAAGCTTATCGAAGCGCGGATCGTCTGGGCGGATCGCCCCAGGTACGGCTGCGAATTCGTGACGCCGATATCCAAGGCGATCTTCGGCGCCATCGTGCTTGGGGCGGGGACGGACGCGCCCCCTCCTGTCGAGAAGTACCGGATCGAGGAAGTCGCGGTCGGCATGGACCTCGAAGTCCTCGCCCAGTGGACGATGGAGTTCGAGCAGGGAGCCTCGAAGCGGGGCGAGCGGCTGCTGGCGTTCCGATACAAGGAAGGCAAGATTGTTGCGATGATCGCGCGTCTGAATTGA
- a CDS encoding glycosyltransferase family 4 protein, with protein MPDTAVTSLVRVAEQVRGGHMGVPQPSSIDQIVIVNDFATTAGGATAIALSAAELYQQQGYKVTFISGDGPSERLRALGIEHVALNAPALLKLPFRKAIAQGFHHGAAARAVSEWIARHDTPGTAYHLHNWSQILSPAIFSALRPVEGRLVVTCHDFFNICPNGGFSHFGDAAVCQAQPMSLQCLASNCDRRSYAQKIWRTGRHVNLNVQARFARSKATFTFLHEAMRQKFVDCGFAAPDLVTIPNPAHAWTDRRIEAERNRGLLFVGRIARDKGADIAIRAAKDAGQKITLVGSGELGRMPEESDGDVEFAGWCDREEIAAIASRARALIVPSRILEPFGLVLVEAAMSGLPVIVASHALLARDLVDMGCGVAFGMGRSAGPGSPEPGRVVARLATDDDLVRRMSHAGFDGARRLCSDPVEWISAFIAIFERKIEAFRSAGGVST; from the coding sequence GTGCCTGATACGGCCGTCACATCTCTCGTTCGGGTGGCCGAACAGGTGCGGGGAGGGCACATGGGCGTGCCGCAACCGTCGTCGATTGACCAAATCGTGATCGTCAACGATTTCGCGACGACCGCCGGCGGCGCGACCGCGATCGCGCTTTCGGCCGCCGAACTTTACCAGCAGCAGGGTTACAAGGTCACGTTCATCAGCGGAGACGGTCCGTCCGAACGGCTGCGCGCGCTTGGCATCGAGCACGTCGCGCTCAATGCACCGGCATTGCTGAAACTGCCGTTCCGCAAGGCCATTGCGCAAGGGTTCCATCACGGGGCCGCGGCGCGCGCGGTTTCGGAGTGGATAGCCCGGCACGATACGCCGGGCACGGCCTATCATCTCCACAACTGGTCCCAGATCCTTTCGCCCGCGATATTCTCCGCGCTGCGTCCGGTTGAGGGCAGGCTGGTCGTGACCTGCCACGATTTCTTCAACATATGCCCCAACGGGGGCTTTTCGCATTTCGGTGACGCTGCGGTCTGCCAGGCACAGCCGATGTCGTTGCAGTGCCTGGCAAGCAACTGCGACCGGCGCAGCTATGCGCAAAAGATCTGGCGGACGGGGCGGCATGTAAACCTGAACGTGCAGGCGCGCTTCGCCCGCAGCAAGGCAACCTTCACGTTCCTGCACGAAGCGATGCGGCAAAAGTTCGTGGATTGCGGTTTTGCCGCGCCCGATCTGGTCACGATTCCCAACCCGGCCCATGCGTGGACCGACCGGCGTATCGAGGCGGAGCGCAACCGGGGGCTGCTGTTTGTCGGTCGCATCGCAAGGGACAAGGGGGCGGATATCGCCATCCGCGCGGCAAAGGACGCCGGACAGAAAATCACGCTTGTCGGTTCGGGCGAACTGGGACGCATGCCTGAGGAATCCGACGGCGATGTCGAATTTGCCGGTTGGTGCGACCGGGAAGAAATCGCCGCCATTGCCAGTCGTGCGCGTGCCTTGATCGTGCCGAGCCGGATCCTTGAACCCTTCGGCCTGGTCCTGGTCGAAGCGGCGATGAGCGGATTGCCCGTCATCGTCGCGTCGCACGCGCTTCTGGCACGCGATCTCGTGGACATGGGGTGCGGCGTTGCGTTCGGCATGGGGCGATCGGCCGGACCGGGCAGCCCCGAACCGGGCCGTGTGGTCGCTCGCCTTGCCACCGACGACGATCTGGTGCGCCGTATGAGCCATGCGGGCTTTGACGGCGCGAGAAGGCTTTGCAGCGATCCTGTCGAATGGATTTCCGCCTTTATCGCCATATTCGAACGCAAGATCGAAGCGTTCCGGTCGGCTGGCGGGGTGTCAACGTGA
- a CDS encoding LysR family transcriptional regulator — translation MERRDVADLLAFRAVAQEQSFTRAAAKLGVSASALSHTIRGLEERIGIRLLTRTTRSVAPTRAGERLLTTIAPRFEEIEAELAAIGDSHDRPAGSFRITTGIHAAETILWPAISRFLPKYPDVQVEISVDAGLVDIVEQRFDAGVRMGETIAQDMVAVRISPDMRMAAVASPAYLEARDPPLSPQELSGHNCINLRFPTLGGLYAWEFEKDGREINVHVSGQLIVNEIAIARQAAVDGAGIAYVPEDYVHADMDSGRLIRLLDDWTPPFPGYHLYYPSRRQQSPAFGLLVEALRYKPASV, via the coding sequence ATGGAACGCCGCGACGTTGCCGATCTCCTGGCCTTCCGGGCCGTGGCCCAGGAGCAGAGCTTTACCCGGGCGGCAGCCAAGCTGGGCGTGTCCGCATCGGCGTTGAGCCACACGATCCGCGGACTTGAAGAGCGGATCGGAATACGCCTGCTGACCCGCACCACGCGAAGCGTTGCCCCAACGCGCGCCGGCGAGCGCCTGCTGACAACGATCGCCCCCCGATTCGAAGAGATCGAAGCCGAACTCGCCGCGATCGGGGACTCGCATGACAGGCCTGCGGGATCTTTCCGCATAACCACCGGCATACATGCCGCCGAAACGATCCTGTGGCCGGCGATTTCACGGTTCCTTCCGAAATACCCCGACGTCCAGGTGGAAATCAGCGTGGACGCGGGACTGGTGGACATCGTCGAACAGCGCTTTGACGCGGGCGTGCGCATGGGGGAGACAATCGCGCAGGACATGGTCGCAGTCCGCATCAGCCCGGACATGAGGATGGCAGCGGTCGCATCGCCGGCCTATCTGGAAGCCCGCGACCCGCCGCTTTCGCCGCAGGAACTGTCAGGCCACAATTGCATCAACCTGCGCTTCCCGACTCTGGGCGGGCTTTATGCCTGGGAGTTCGAGAAGGACGGACGCGAAATCAATGTCCATGTCAGCGGCCAGTTGATTGTCAACGAAATCGCCATCGCCCGGCAGGCGGCCGTGGATGGGGCGGGGATCGCCTATGTCCCGGAGGACTATGTCCATGCGGACATGGATAGTGGCCGCCTGATCCGGCTGCTGGACGACTGGACGCCGCCGTTTCCCGGCTATCACCTCTATTATCCCAGCCGCCGCCAGCAAT
- a CDS encoding cupin domain-containing protein, with protein MEITRKDDMQTVDGPEQYFTGKATITGMFARPDPSRLTGAIVHFEPGARTAWHSHPCGQTLIVTEGVGWTQVENGPIHEFYEGDIVWCPADRKHWHGATPHQGMTHVALQEVKDGTNVTWMEKVTDEEYLAGPEKD; from the coding sequence ATGGAAATCACCCGCAAGGACGACATGCAGACCGTTGACGGTCCGGAGCAGTATTTCACCGGCAAGGCCACGATCACGGGCATGTTCGCGCGCCCCGATCCGTCGCGTCTTACCGGCGCGATCGTCCATTTCGAACCCGGCGCGCGCACCGCGTGGCATTCGCATCCCTGCGGCCAGACGCTGATCGTGACCGAGGGCGTTGGCTGGACGCAGGTGGAGAACGGCCCGATCCATGAATTCTACGAAGGCGACATCGTATGGTGCCCGGCCGACCGGAAGCACTGGCACGGCGCAACGCCGCACCAGGGGATGACCCACGTCGCGCTGCAGGAAGTCAAGGACGGCACAAACGTGACCTGGATGGAAAAGGTGACAGACGAGGAATACCTCGCCGGACCGGAAAAGGACTGA
- a CDS encoding tautomerase family protein, with amino-acid sequence MPHVIVKLWPGKTPERKRALSDAIVRDVTGILGCGDESVSVGFEEIDPHQWNERVFEPDIVARWDTLEKEPGYGPRPPRAAPNTKGQMK; translated from the coding sequence GTGCCACACGTGATCGTCAAGCTCTGGCCGGGCAAGACGCCCGAGCGGAAACGTGCGCTGAGCGATGCCATCGTGCGCGATGTAACGGGTATCCTTGGCTGCGGCGACGAATCCGTTTCCGTGGGTTTCGAGGAAATCGACCCACACCAATGGAACGAAAGGGTTTTCGAACCCGACATTGTTGCCAGGTGGGACACGCTGGAAAAAGAGCCTGGATACGGCCCGCGCCCGCCAAGGGCGGCACCGAACACCAAAGGACAGATGAAATGA
- a CDS encoding (2Fe-2S)-binding protein — MKLKINDKDIEVETDGDVPLLWVLRDNLGMTGTKYGCGLAQCGACSVMVDGVVTRSCVTPVESVAGRAITTIESIEEDPVGKKVVEAWVRHQVPQCGYCQSGQVMAATSLLKQSAHPGDDEIRAAMINLCRCGTYNAIRAAMHDIATAESASADVSAGAVAAGGAAVAAAAVAGAALLRSKDSKGDA; from the coding sequence ATGAAACTCAAGATCAACGACAAGGATATCGAGGTCGAGACCGACGGCGATGTCCCGCTGCTGTGGGTGCTGCGCGACAACCTTGGCATGACGGGCACCAAATACGGTTGCGGGCTTGCCCAGTGCGGGGCCTGTTCGGTCATGGTCGATGGCGTGGTTACGCGCTCTTGCGTGACCCCGGTGGAAAGCGTGGCGGGCCGTGCCATCACCACGATCGAGTCGATCGAGGAAGATCCCGTCGGCAAGAAGGTGGTTGAAGCATGGGTGCGTCACCAGGTTCCCCAATGCGGGTATTGCCAGTCCGGCCAGGTCATGGCGGCAACATCCCTGCTGAAGCAAAGCGCTCATCCGGGCGATGACGAAATCCGCGCGGCCATGATCAATCTGTGCCGATGCGGCACCTACAATGCGATCCGGGCCGCGATGCACGATATCGCAACGGCGGAATCGGCGTCGGCCGATGTCAGCGCGGGGGCGGTTGCGGCAGGCGGTGCGGCCGTGGCGGCGGCGGCAGTCGCGGGCGCCGCACTCTTGCGCTCGAAAGACAGCAAGGGAGACGCGTGA